DNA from Coffea arabica cultivar ET-39 chromosome 10c, Coffea Arabica ET-39 HiFi, whole genome shotgun sequence:
GCCTCCCGTTCCACTAAGAAAAGTGAATATAGGATGTAATGCTGTAGGGGAAGAAAAGTTTCCTGTCATGGGGACATGCTCATATGGAGGTAATTgtgatgaagaaggaaatcgtgGATCAAATCCATACATGTCTGCAACTGGCGTCGGTGGTGtagcaaatggagaaaattgttGCGACGGTGTTGCTTGTGCACCAATGGTCATCGACGCTGGCTGTGGAATAAACATGTCCTTAGATACATGACGCCTTGCAGCCATCCCCCGATCTACTCCCGGCACTGGTGAAGATTCGAATGGGGTAAATTGCTGAACCGGAGGCATGTGCGGATGACCAGTATCTATTCTGGTGACTTGAACAGCAGGTTCAACAACGGTCGATCCATCGTACTGATCATGTCTCCTCTGTCTACCGCGACTAGACGAAGGTCCTGTATGAGATGGAACTCGTCAGCCAGGTGTCTGGAATGGGACATTTGATGTCGAAAGATGCCCAAAATTGAATGGATCGGACTGTCCTACAACCATACGATCAAAACGTCTGACCTACTGCATCGAACCATATGCACCATCCATGATGGTCCAGAGACGTGGATGTGCTCTTTCTCCGATATCatcaacattaataacatcctGTGTCTGCTGACCAATACGCTTCATAGCACCCATCTGTAACAAAAAAATGATCGCGCAGTTGTTAGGAATAATTATATAACGCACCTATGCTAAAAAAATGGTTCCCAATGACAGAAGTCTCAAGTAAATGCATACCAAATATTCAAATTGCCCAGAGACTCCCTGAAGTATTTGGCCCATCTGCGGATTCTGGTCACTAAGGTTCGAAATATATAGAACAGTGTGCTTGTGATACCATTTGAGATAATTATTTGATGGGTTGAATGTATTAGCAAGCTGATCTGTGACCTCCGCGTTTACGCGAGCATTCCAATATTGTATCCACGCCCTAAGAAATTGGGCCCAATTCCTTCCAGGATAGCCCGACAAATCGAGCTGATGAAGCCCCTTCGGATTTGTGTTAATAGGTTCGGGAACTTTTTGAACTAGTTCAAACTGACGCATTACCCGATCTGGACAGTGAAACCCAATAATGTGCCAAAATACGAGGGGAACTCTGGCCCGCCAAATGTGCTTGCCGTGTCTGCAATATCGTGGTAATGCGGCCAATCTTTCCTCACTATACGGCATCCATATGAACTGTCATAAcgaaaaattaattatttattttcacaaagaataggGTATATTAGTATATAGTAACTGAAGCTTTAACATGTAAAATATCTCATCCATGCGTAGCAATGCAATATGCTCACGATAGTAGCTGCTGCGCCTACCCGGCGGATCAACCCCTGTACGTTCAGCTGCCCATCTACCAGCTACCGGAAATTCACCGGTCTCAAGCACTGGATACATCTTCAGTCGAATGTTGGGAATCCATTACCATGCCCATATTTGGAGTAATAGATAAGGGCCGCCTGTGGTAGTGGTAGAAGCACGCGAAGCGTGACACAAACGTGAGTATAAACAAGCTAGAGTCGCTGACCCCCAACTGTACTCCCCCATCGCTTCCAAATCTCGAACATAGTCTAACCAGTTCAGACTAACAACATTCCAGCAGGAATCCGTGAATAGTAGACCACCCaataaaatcaatatatacATGCGAGTCTACTGTCGTACCAGTTCATCAGGAGCATCCGGAGGTACTGGCGTAGTCAACTGTCTGTACATAGAAGACATCTTCAGGCAGCCACCTTTTAGCATCACATCTTCCGGCCAAAATCCTAAAACCTCACTCACCAACTGTTTGCGCTCTTATACAGTTCGCCTAACGTGATGCAGTGTAACGGGACGCCCGTCCACGCGTAGACCCCATAGCACCTCTACATCTTGCAAAGTTATCGTCGACTCGCTCATAACTGGAAGATGGAAGGTATGCATCTCCTATTTCCAGCGCTCAACGAGAGCTGTGATGAGTCCATAGTCTACAGTAAGATATCCAACCACTCGATCACCACGAAATCCTACTTGATCTATATGGTGCGCCACTCGTGGATCCAAATTGCGTAGGGGTTGAAAGAATCTTTTGTCACATCTTCCTAACATCAAAGTCTGCACCTACGCCATTGAAAACTGCGGCGGACCTATGCTCGAACTGTAGATACAGAACACTATCGCCAATCGGTCCCTGATGGGCGGCTGCCGAGGATCCGATATGCCAACTCTCCATTAACCTACACGGACAAATttcaataaaatattattcataTATTTTGGATTCAGATTTATATGCTATGGCATAGTAAGAGAGTTTGGTAACGTCAGGTTATAAggctaatttctcaaaatatacgttaaaaaaaatctccttgctgatatatatatttataaatatatttggaaatatatttatttcaaaaaaattaataaaatatcttTATTAATAAAAGAAGCCAGGTTATAAACATGCAAATTTAGCATTATATAGTTAACAAAGCATAGGCACATGTAcacattttttcaaaatccaaacaagaatacgaattaaaattaatatataatttgtacattttatataataaaaattacaaatcaaCGGGGACGGACAACAACATTTGATACATGGACAATTAGGAGCAGTGTGCCCGGGTTGCAAGCAATTACTACAACGACGCGATGCATCAATACATCTTCAGTCTATCTCATTCCTGATTCTACTGGTCTTCAATGGTCTAGGTGCTTTCTGCTTCAGATGATTAGTTAGGAGGCTTAGTCTCAACTCTGCTACGGGCCAATATTTCGGATCTCTTTACGAGTTGAAAGGACTCTCATATGTGGCTTGATAAGCTTCAAATGTGTACTCCGGCCCGACAAGTGACATCAGATTAAGGCCAGACCTAAAACATGCTGCAATCGCATGCGAACATGGAAATTTGAGTTCTCTCCATTTTTCACATGTACACGTACGGTTTTCAATGTCAACGGTTTGAGCATGACCACCTACATGAGTTTGGCGATATGCAGTGGTTATGCAATAATTTCCCCGCCTATGATCGAACACCTGCACCGAGTGCGCCCTGCCCTTTTGCTCATTTGCAACATATTTCTTCCATCCATACAGTGGCAAGTGATACATCTGATCCCAGGTCATCTTGTGATTTTTCACAAACAAATCCACTCTTTGGTTGAAGGTGTATCGAATCAAGGCAGTGATTGGGAGGAAGCGACTTTCTTGCAGCAAGTTATTGAAGCACTTGACCATGTTTGTTATTGCATGACCCCAACGATACCCTCCATCCTTACATAAGGCCCACTGCTCCGACCTAACGGATCCACCAGTTAGCCAGGCATATGCCTCGGGTGAAAGACTAAAGATGACACTCATATATTCCTCATACTTGCGAGTCTGATTTGCCTTTCCGGCACCCCATATGAGACTCTTTAACCTACAAATACAATTCCCGCATTACTTAAAAATCAGACCAAACTAGCCATATGTaggaaagtaaaaaataattcttAGGGGTAACTATATTTGACTCGTAAAAAAATTACCTTTCATTCCTAAATTTCTGAGTGAAATTACTGCGAATGTGAACCAAGCAGAATCGATGGACCCCTAACGGCTCTTTCCACTCCTCTAGCCACCGCATGGTGTGGATGATCCCGTGGTGTCGGTCTGAAATTACGCATACGTTTTGTACATCTCGACATACGTGAATGCGCAATAATCTCATGAACCAACTCCAATTTCGATTATTCTCCTCATCAACGAGTGCAAATGCTAAAGGGAAGATATGGTTTCAGGCATCAAACCCAACCGCTACTAGCAATTTTTCCTGATATGGTCCCTTTAAGAATGTTTCGTCCATACAAATGACTGGTTTCAGGTGATGGAATGCTTGGATAGCAGGAGCAAATGTCTAAAATACATAGTCAAAAATCGTCTACGATGATGTACTCAATGGATGATAGTCCCAAACTACAACCGTCCCAGGGTTGGACAATTGGAGTTCTTGTACGTATGTTGGGAGTTGTGAAATAGATGTCGGCCAATCACCATAAACAATGTCAATTGCCCGACGTCTGGCGTACTAAGCCTTTTTGTACGTCACATCGACGTGAAACTCCTTTTTCACAGAAGTCTGAATTTCCTTCACTTTGTACAGCGGACCATTGATAATGTAGGGAATAATATGTTGGGCAATTAGATCGGCACTCAACCCCCGATAGTCATTGGTATTGCACACACGGACACATGTATGCCCAGGTACAAGTGACACGATCATCCACATTTTGTGAGAGGCACGGAGAGTTGCACGAATTTGCCAATTGCACGGAGGTGTGGAGTTTCGGGCTCTACAGCGCACAAACCAAGTTGTAGGTGTGCTAGCCCGAACTTTGAACTCTCTGTTCTCTTTTATAGACCACAATTTAACTGCTCGCTTTACATGCCCTTTCGTCTCGAACAGTTGGCCCAACTCCAATTCTTTCATGCGCTCACTCCAGAACTTTAGCTTTTCGGCCTCTCGAGTATCAAGCGGGTCAAATTGCAGTATAGCATCAACTTCTGCTTCATATCGCAAATTGGGACCTTCACTTTCGACAAAAGATTTGGCAAATGTCGTCTGATCCCGTGCTTGGATAGAATGAACCGGATAGACATCATCTTGGTCGTCGTCACTACCAGAATCGTCATCATCTGGCTCTGGTTCGGAACCAATTTCGACATCAACTAAATCAATGTCGGTATGCGAAAGAGGATCTAACATTGAGGAAGTTGGGATATCCGCAGCATGAGCCATAATTGTTGACTTATGCATACTTGGCCGACTACTGGTGGTTGGACGGTCAATTTCTCTGCAACGCATATTGCCTTTTTGTCGTCCTGTTCGGGACGGGAGATCATCGGCCATCTCTACTTCAGTAAGCTGACTATGGTGGAGATTCGTAGTGTCAAATAAATGGCAAGGTGGTTCGGCCTGAATCCCACTtccaatttcaaaagtttgactATCATTACCACAATAATTCGATATCTCCTCAACTTCAATATAAATTTCAGTGGATTGTCGACTACCAGATTTTAGGTAGTACATACCAGCCACTCCATTATCACAAGCATGTAATAACCAGTAGCATGTTGGAGAAATCGATACACAATAAGAAGGAAAGAGCTGTCAACAGCCTATTGAAGAAGAAGGACATGGAAGAGATGATGAATATTCTGGATCAAAAAATGACAGTGACAGATTCAGTGGTGATATAGAATATTATAGAGATGAGCCTCTTCTTGATGATTTGACATTGGAGCCAACTCAGTGTCGAAGCACATTAGAAAATGTCCAAACTGAAGGACCTTCACAGCAGGGAGGAGTTTCAACATAGCAGCCTACTACTAAACAGGCTGAAATACAAGAGTCCCCACAACAACAGCAAGCACAGCAGAAAAAAAACAAGTAAGGCGACGAAGAAAAACACAACAGTAGCAGCAAATCCAAGATTCTACACCTGACGTAGATGCGTTGGCAGAAAATACAATCCCAGATCATTTAAGTAATGATGCTGATTCATCAGAGAAAGATCAAGAAGCTGAGTAGTATGCTAGTAGGTATAAAgatttttcttggaaaaaatttaGAATTGATACAAGGTTCGAGTTGGGTTTGAAATTTGAGTCAAGAGTCCAATTCAAAGTTGCTATCCAAGAATATTGAATTAAGATGGGAAAGCTAGAGTACACAAAGAAAAATGAACCAAAGATGGTGAGAACCAGGTGTAAAGATCCATGTCCATGGTTTGTGTTTGCCTCAGTTGAAAAGGCACTTGGCACAGTAAATTTGGTGGTGAAGACAATGTATGAAAAGCATGAAAACTGCAATCATGcttggaaaaataaaactttGAAGGCCAATTGGTTGTCAAATAGATATATGGAGAGAATTAGATCAAACACTCACATGCCAACTCAGGAAATTAGGCAAACAGTGCATGAGTACCAAATTCAAATTTCTAAATGGGTGGCTTCTAatgcgaggaaaatggctctcAAAATGATACAGGAGTCTGCTAAAGCATAGTACAAGAAAATTTGGGAATATTGTgctgaaataaaaaagaaacatgAAGGGAGTACAATACAGGTAATGTTTACTCCATTTAGAGGACCAAGGGGTAATCCTAAATTCATGAGGTTATACTGCTGTTTAGGACAACTGAAGAAGGGATTCAAGAATGGCTGTAGGCCAATAATAGGCCTGGATGGTTGCCATCTAAAGGGGATTTATAGAGGACAGTTACTAACTGCCATTGCTGCAGACCCGAATAATGGATGGTGGCCCATTACTTGGGCAGTTGTGGAGAGAGAAGCAACTGAGTAATGGGCTTGGTTTCTCAAATATCTAAATGAGGACTTGGAAATCAAAAATCGGTGCCACTATACCTTTATATCAGATTAGCAAAAGATATGATATTAACAATATATGAAACTTTCAAAGTCAAAATTCCTTTCAAATATGGTAGAAGCTAATAGCCTGTCATGATTCTATTATAGGAGTTAGACAGGGCACTTACTGAAGTTTTGCCTAGATGTGAGCACAAGTATTTTTGCTGTCCTTTCaaacatatatatttttatcaAGTTTTCTTTTGCATTATAACTTTTCAACTATTTAATAACAACTAAAATGAGTTTGTGAGGACAGGTACTGCGTCCAACATATGTGCcgcaatttcaaaaaaaaacatCCTGGTTTGGCTCTTAAAGACAGGTTATGGAATATAGCATGTTACAGAACAGTGGAAATGTACAACAGAGCTATGGATGAACTTCAAACTTTTGATAAGGAAGCATATGAATGGGTCAAGAAAGCGCCTCATCCTCGGCATTGGTGCAAGGCATACTTTCCAACTCACGTCAAGAGTGATATGATAGTGAACAACTTATTCGAGTCCTTCAATGCTCATATTAAAGATGCAAGGGACCAACCTATCATCAAAATTTTGGAACTGATAAGGGAATATCTTATGGACAGGATCCAAAGAAGACGAGCTGCAATGGAGAAATACAAGGGCTCCACTGGACCTTTAATTAATGAAATTGTTGAGACTAAGGTCAAGCATTCAAGTCAGTGGATGCCCATTTGGAATGCACTGCATGGCTATCAAGGCAAGGGTACAAGAGGGGCCCAATTTGTAGtagatatgaaaaaaaattattgcacTTGCAGATGATGGGAGGTTAGTAGAATTCCTTGCTGTCATGCAATTGCTACTATCTTGATGCGAGAAGAGGATCCTTACAATTATCTGGATCGTTGTTATAGCAGAGGCCTCTTCTTCAAGATTTATGAGAATATTTTGCAGCCAATTAGTGGCGAGGATCATTGGCCCTCATCCACCATGCCTGTGTTGAATCCACCAATATCAGTTACTCAACCTGGTAGGCCTAAAAAGGCCAGGAGAAGGGATGTGACTGAGGGGAGAGATCATGGTAGAAGGTTGAGAAGGAGGATTGTCATTCATTGTAGAAAATGTGATGGGGTAGGCCATAACGCAACTACATGCAAGAAGCCTCCCAATGAAGAAAATCAACAAGGTTCTAACAGGTCATCCGAGACTCAACCTAGTAATCAGCAAAGGCAGCAACCAGCAGAAAAAAGGAGGATAGTAAGTGCATTAAATCTGTTAATTTTTCACTATTCTCCATCTGTCATGTACTTACACATATCTGTTGAAAGTCTCATACGAATCATGAACCAAGCCAGTTTTCTTAAAATTTGCAACAACAAACTCAACAAGCTAACGATGAAACTGGGCAGCAACATCCACAATAGGCCCAACAACATCATCATTCACAGCAAAGAAAAAACTCGGCTGCAAAGCCGCTTACTGATGCAGAAAAAGGAGCCATCAATGCTAACTATGCTTATTTGGGTAAAGAACCCCTATTCACAGTTGGGAACTGGAAGGGAAATGGAGTAGAAGAGGCAAGGGCAGAGGAAGACAAGTTGAAAGAGAAATGGGAAAAGGAACAGCCACTAGAAGAGGAATTCAGCCATGATAGACTAAACTTTTGTCAAAACTCTTATTGTCTTATGCTGTGTAAACTAATGGTGACAATTCATTACCATATCAGAACATATTTTTGTGTCTAGTAGTtcttctttattattattttttttgtctagTAGTTCCTTGTTGGTAAAATGCTGATTCTGCTTTGTATTATAGCCAACTTTTGATGCTCATAAATGTAGAGAAATTCctaattttatgatgaaatttaaaatttttataactTGGTTTTGAATCCATGGTAAGATTTCATAGCTTGTGTCTAGTTACTTCATAAATGTACTACGCAAGTGATTAATATATTTGATACAACATGGCTTTATCTGCTCCTTATTGCACCATTATTATGACTTTTTTCAAAGCACAATACAAAACAATTCATTGAGTCGAATAAATAAACTACAACATTTTCATTTAATAAAAAGAGACAACCAGATATTTCAT
Protein-coding regions in this window:
- the LOC113713974 gene encoding uncharacterized protein encodes the protein MRWLEEWKEPLGVHRFCLVHIRSNFTQKFRNERLKSLIWGAGKANQTRKYEEYMSVIFSLSPEAYAWLTGGSVRSEQWALCKDGGYRWGHAITNMVKCFNNLLQESRFLPITALIRYTFNQRVDLFVKNHKMTWDQMYHLPLYGWKKYVANEQKGRAHSVQVFDHRRGNYCITTAYRQTHVGGHAQTVDIENRTCTCEKWRELKFPCSHAIAACFRSGLNLMSLVGPEYTFEAYQATYESPFNS